The Pseudomonas alkylphenolica genomic sequence AACAGTTCCGGGCGGGCAAGTACTACAAGGCTGGCAATATGTCGGGCTTCGTCCATGCAGTGGCTCCACTAGATAGCGTTGGCGGTCTATCAGTTGGGCGGCCCGGGCGGGCCGTAGAGCATTTGTAAAAACCAGATGATGAAGCCGTAGCCACCGACGATCGCCACCGATAGCAGGGGGAACAGGCAGGCGACAAGGAAGATGAACAGCAGGGCTTCCTTGCGCCGTACAGGTTTTTGTTCTTCAGCCGATGGCATTGGATGCTCTCCAAGCAGACTTGGGTTGAGCGTAGATCACCGCGGTGAAGTGGCTAAATCATTGCAGCTGAATTAGACCGGCGGCATTACTGTTGCAGGCCAAGGGTTTCGACAGTTTGGCGAACGCCCCAGTAATGCTATTAAGAATAATTATTGTTTATTGGCTGGCCCGCACAGCATTACTTCAGACAGGTCTTCAGGAATTGTTCTCGGTCTTGATGCATCTGCAAGTGGGTTTTTCCTGCGGCATACTCCAGACCGGCAAGGCCCATTTTCAGCGCAAGTTCCGGATGCCGCGCCGCATGAAGAATAGCCTCTGCCAGACTGGATGGATTCCCCGTTTCGAAGATAAGCGCGGTGTCCTTGTCGGTAATATCCAGGATGCCGTAAGTGTCTGAGGCGATGACCGGGGTGCCCTGGCTGAACGCGTCGAAAATGATCCTCGGTTGTTCCTGCTTTAGCGTGGGAACCAGCACCCAGTCGTGGTGTGAAACGACCTTGAAGAATTCTTCTCCGTAATTGACGTTGTCTTGATACTTCACGGTGACGCCGCCATGGGGCTCCCTTGCAAAGTGCCGGCAGTTTTCTTCCAGATCGCCCGAACCCATGATGGTGATGTTTATATTCACGTCGTGGGATTTCAATTGCTCGATGGCGGCGAGCACAACAAGCACGCCTTTGTCGGCGACGAGGCGGGAGGGGAAGAGTATGTTCAGTTTGCCATCGGCTTTGTCATTGAATCTGCGCGTGACCGCTTCCGGATTTGTAAAATTGCTTTTATCCACCCAGGTTGCAGGGTTGATAAGTGTCCGGCGTTTCTCGTTGCCGAGAAAATAATCCCGGTAAAATGATTGGGTGAATATTCTCGAATTTGCCGCCCTCAAACAACATCTCAACAGGGTTTTGTGAGCGTAATGTTCAATTGTTTTTCGAGGGGTTTTAGCCTC encodes the following:
- the napE gene encoding periplasmic nitrate reductase, NapE protein, translated to MPSAEEQKPVRRKEALLFIFLVACLFPLLSVAIVGGYGFIIWFLQMLYGPPGPPN
- a CDS encoding glycosyltransferase family 4 protein codes for the protein MIKKPYILFTRIVIKKDSQGRIFTDPLWAKDLKLHLNYIQSFGICCPVVKSRSLEGLQDISDLDIKWLFELKNDRGILSVLKNFLPNFVTVIKACKQAKIVHSDGAGWAFPLSFYLLLLKPFMPFQWIIVIESSFWMLGQGEAKTPRKTIEHYAHKTLLRCCLRAANSRIFTQSFYRDYFLGNEKRRTLINPATWVDKSNFTNPEAVTRRFNDKADGKLNILFPSRLVADKGVLVVLAAIEQLKSHDVNINITIMGSGDLEENCRHFAREPHGGVTVKYQDNVNYGEEFFKVVSHHDWVLVPTLKQEQPRIIFDAFSQGTPVIASDTYGILDITDKDTALIFETGNPSSLAEAILHAARHPELALKMGLAGLEYAAGKTHLQMHQDREQFLKTCLK